One segment of Opisthocomus hoazin isolate bOpiHoa1 chromosome 22, bOpiHoa1.hap1, whole genome shotgun sequence DNA contains the following:
- the FAM193B gene encoding protein FAM193B, translating to MTRRRNKAAAAGSGGSGPRRERGGGSEAGPPPPPPPEPPAPPEVVVTAGSSGEPGRATAQVLPTANQSVQTCCLLCHRERKDWGGPSHNGLVSPGERLPPDIVPTLVQNLLGEMPLWICQSCRKSVEEEERRAVQEQALAVSLSHTSCKSQSCGGGSHSSSSSSSSSSSSCHGNSGDWDPSSFLSAHKLSGLWNSQHTNGATQGSPLGAPPAALGDKHPGLALSPECAGQAPAVAPGLKACPYSHAASPTSSSAAPGSPLPTSLDFCKTLPKQFKSMCRRATPPGEAFHSSEHHQHSDLTAPPNSPTGLPSQPPALIPSKQTHAHPGPFGSPPHVPLGASPQAAPFPAPSAQAAAPKPVSESPPAGTVSHSPGSCKSPHLPPANVPLLKMPPPLSGCAHPCNGHCSTSLIPPPAAHQLPSTNRDPSCKGHKFPNGTSCHPPQPCEADEGLGEDEDSSSERSSCTSSSTNQKDGKFCDCCYCEFFGHNAPPAAPTSRNYAEIREKLRSRLTKRKEELPQKLGHNSSSGEPAVDHRNVDELLDYINSTEPKPLNSAKAAKRARHKQKKKEKEKAQLEAETQKRAERAPAASQPREPAEEKLLEWPELELERVNSFLSSRLQEIKNTIKDSIRASFSVYDLNLDVNDFPKKAAVLEQKNLLSHLNGSSDLQDIDLALAPLSLGPAKSHALLRGELGPRWGEGPGEPPAAPENGVVKRLSAVPSLSRMIWVQSKAADSAADGSGLSPEPKEGPQPKGLEPPEPVPAGSRQRKNKRQSGQVKKGEGAAAVPGGQARLESPGAKGQVLGTKNPSKAGVPEPQRAGGCAEPGESGKGQPWGCGSARPDKERSGEWKGRRGDGKVEPPEPVQPQPPALAAGERQPPAPPALGGSPQPKGKSRKSHSKVEKSSTSIDDVFLPKDLDGAEMDETDREVEYFKRFCLDSAKQTRQKVAVNWTNFTLKKTTSSAAQ from the exons ATGACTCGCAGGCGGAATAAAGCAGCGGCGGCGGGTAGCGGCGGCTCCGGGCCTCGCCGtgagagggggggggggtccgaaGCCGGTCCtcccccgccaccgccgccggaACCGCCCGCCCCGCCTGAGGTGGTGGTGACGGCGGGCAGCAGCGGGGAGCCGGGCAGAGCCACCGCTCAG GTGCTGCCCACCGCCAACCAGTCGGTGCAGACGTGCTGCCTGCTCTGTCACCGGGAGCGCAAGGACTGGGGAGGGCCATCCCACAATGGGCTGGTTTCCCCAGGCGAGAGGCTGCCACCGGACATCGTGCCAACGCTCGTGCAGAACCTCCTGGGAGAAATGCCACTGTGGATCTGCCAGAGCTGCCGGAAGAGCGTGGAGGAAGAAGAGCGGCGGGCGGTGCAGGAGCAGGCCCTGGCA GTCTCGTTATCCCACACATCCTGCAAGTCACAGTCTTGTGGGGGTGGCTcccactcctcttcctcctcctcctcctcctcttcctcctcgtgcCACGGGAACTCAGGGGACTGGGACCCCAGCTCTTTCTTGTCCGCTCACAAGCTCTCGGGGCTCTGGAACTCGCAGCACACCAACGGGGCCACGCAGGGCAGCCCCCTCGGAGCCCCCCCTGCTGCACTAG GCGACAAGCACCCCGGCCTCGCTCTGTCCCCGGAGTGCGCTGGCCAGGCGCCTGCCGTGGCGCCGGGGCTCAAGGCCTGTCCCTACAGCCACGCGGCCTCCCCCACCTCCAGCAGCGCCGCCCCGGGCTCGCCTCTGCCTACCTCACTCGACTTCTGCAAGACGCTGCCGAAGCAGTTCAAAAGCATGTGCCGGAGGGCCACCCCGCCAG GCGAGGCCTTCCACTCCTCAGAGCATCATCAGCACTCGGACCTCACTGCTCCTCCCAACAGTCCCACGGGTCTCCCCTCCCAGCCGCCAGCGCTGATCCCCTCCAAGCAGACGCATGCCCATCCGGGGCCCTTCGGCTCCCCGCCCCACGTCCCGCTGGGCGCCTCCCCGCAGGCTGCGCCCTTCCCTGCGCCCAGtgcgcaggcagcagccccgAAGCCGGTGTCCGAGTCCCCTCCCGCTGGCACGGTCTCGCACAGCCCGGGGTCGTGTAAGAGCCCCCACCTGCCCCCTGCCAACGTGCCGCTGCTGAAGATGCCGCCTCCGCTGTCGGGCTGCGCTCATCCCTGCAACGGGCACTGCAGTACTTCGCTCATCCCTCCTCCCGctgcccaccagctgcccagcacGAACAG ggaccCCTCTTGCAAAGGGCACAAATTCCCAAACGGTACCAGCTGCCACCCGCCGCAGCCGTGCGAGGCAGACGAGGGGCTCGGGGAGGATGAGGACAGCAGCTCGGAGCGCAGTtcctgcacctcctcctccactAACCAGAAAGACGGGAAGTTCTGCGACTGCTGCTACTGTGAGTTCTTCGGCCACAACGCG cccccggccgctcCCACAAGCCGCAACTACGCAGAGATCCGGGAGAAGCTGCGTTCGCGCCTCACCAAGAGGAAAGAGGAGCTGCCGCAGAAACTAGGGCACAACAGCAGCTCCGGAGAGCCCGCCGTGGACCACCGCAACGTGGACGAGCTGCTGGACTACATCAACAGCACAGAGCCCAAGCCCTTGAACAGTGCCAAGGCGGCCAAGCGGGCACGGCACAAGCAGAAGAAGAAG gagaaggagaaagcCCAGCTGGAGGCAGAGACCCAGAAGCGGGCAGAGCGTGCCCCCGCAGCCAGCCAGCCCAGGGAGCCGGCcgaggagaagctgctggagtggccagagctggagctggagcgggTGAACAGCTTCCTCAGCAGCCGGCTGCAGGAGATCAAGAACACCATTAAAGACTCCATCCGGGCCAGCTTCAGCGTCTACGACCTCAATCTGGATGTCAACGACTTCCCCAAGAAGGCAGCTGTCCTGGAGCAGAAGAACCTGCTCTCCCACCTCAACGGCTCCTCCGACCTGCAGGACATAGACCTGGCCCTGGCCCCGCTCAGCCTGGGCCCCGCCAAGAGCCACGCGCTGCTGCGGGGTGAGCTGGGCCCCCGATGGGGTGAGGGTCCTGGTGAGCCGCCGGCGGCCCCGGAGAACGGCGTGGTGAAGCGCCTCAGTGCCGTGCCCAGCCTCTCCCGCATGATCTGGGTGCAGTCCAAGGCTGCGGACTCCGCCGCGGACGGCAGCGGGCTGAGCCCGGAGCCCAAGGAGGGACCGCAGCCCAAGGGGCTGGAGCCACCAGAGCCGGTGCCCGCTGGGAGCCGGCAGCGGAAAAACAAGCGGCAGAGCGGGCAGGTGAAGAAAGGGGAGGGGGCCGCTGCGGTGCCCGGGGGCCAGGCCCGGCTGGAGAGCCCTGGTGCGAAGGGGCAGGTGCTGGGAACCAAGAACCCTTCCAAGGCCGGTGTCCCGGAGCCGCAGCGGGCAGGCGGCTGCGCCGAGCCGGGGGAGAGTGGCaaggggcagccctggggctgcggcAGCGCCAGGCCCGACAAGGAGAGAAGCGGCGAGTGGAAGGGCCGCCGGGGAGACGGCAAAGTGGAGCCGCCGGAGCCGGTGCAGCCGCAGCCGCCTGCCCTGGCTGCGGGGGAGCGGCagccgccagccccccctgccctggggggctccccccagcccaaggGCAAGAGCAGGAAGAGCCACAGCAAGGTGGAGAAATCCAGTACCTCGATCG ATGACGTGTTCCTGCCCAAGGACCTGGACGGGGCGGAGATGGACGAGACCGACCGAGAAGTGGAGTATTTCAAGAG GTTCTGCCTGGACTCGGCCAAGCAGACGCGGCAGAAGGTGGCGGTGAACTGGACCAACTTCACCCTGAAGAAAACCACTTCCAGCGCGGCCCAGtga
- the DDX41 gene encoding putative ATP-dependent RNA helicase DDX41, which produces MEAGAGRKRQREEASELSGEEDDDYVPYVPVKQRKQQMLQKLLQMRRKVVSQEEQRDSGGEQRGDEDDIPLGPQSNISLLDQHQHLKEKAEARKESAKEKQLKEEEKILESVAEGRALMSVKEMAKGITYDDPIKTSWRAPRHILSMSEARHDRVRKKYHILVEGEGIPPPIKSFKEMKFPAAILRGLKKKGIQQPTPIQIQGIPTILSGRDMIGIAFTGSGKTLVFTLPVIMFCLEQEKRLPFSKREGPYGLIICPSRELARQTHGIIEYYCRLLQEDGLPPLRCALCIGGMSVKEQMETIKHGVHMMVATPGRLMDLLQKKMVSLDICRYLALDEADRMIDMGFEGDIRTIFSYFKGQRQTLLFSATMPKKIQNFAKSALVKPITINVGRAGAASLDVVQEVEYVKEEAKMVYLLECLQKTPPPVLIFAEKKADVDAIHEYLLLKGVEAVAIHGGKDQEERTKAIEAFRDGKKDVLVATDVASKGLDFPAIQHVINYDMPEEIENYVHRIGRTGRSGNTGIATTFINKACDESVLMDLKALLLEAKQKVPPVLQVLHCGDETMLDIGDERGCAFCGGLGHRITDCPKLEAMQTKQVSNIGRKDYLAHSSMDF; this is translated from the exons ATGGAGGCTGGGGCCGGGCGGAAG AGGCAGCGGGAGGAGGCGTCCGAGCTGTCCGGGGAGGAGGATGACGACTACGTGCCCTACGTGCCGGTCAAGCAGCGCAAGCAGCAGATG ctgcagaagctgctgcagaTGCGGCGGAAGGTGGTGTCGCAGGAGGAGCAGCGCGACAGCGGGGGCGAGCAGCGGGGCGACGAAGACGACATCCCGCTGGGGCCGCAGTCCAACATCAGCCTCCTGGACCAGCACCAGCACCTCAAGGAGAAGGCGGAAG CTCGGAAGGAGTCGGCCAAGGAGaagcagctgaaggaggaagagaagatcCTGGAGAGCGTGGCGGAGGGCCGCG CCTTGATGTCAGTGAAGGAGATGGCCAAGGGCATCACCTATGACGACCCCATTAAAACCAG CTGGAGAGCACCCCGTCACATCCTGAGCATGTCGGAGGCACGGCACGATCGCGTGCGCAAGAAGTACCACATCCTGGTGGAGGGGGAAGGCATCCCGCCCCCCATCAAGAGCTTCAAGGAGATGAAGTTCCCAGCAG CTATCCTGAGGGGCCTGAAGAAGAAAGGAATCCAGCAGCCAACGCCCATACAGATCCAAGGCATCCCCACGAT CCTCTCGGGAAGGGACATGATCGGCATTGCGTTCACTGGCTCGGGGAAGACCTTGGTGTTCACCCTCCCGGTGATCATGttctgcctggagcaggagaagaggctGCCATTTTCCAAGCGAGAGGGACCCTACGGACTCATCATCTGTCCCTCA CGCGAGCTGGCCCGGCAGACCCACGGCATCATTGAGTACTACTGCCGCCTGCTGCAGGAGGACGGCCTGCCCCCGCTGCGCTGCGCCCTCTGCATCGGGGGCATGTCTGTCAAGGAGCAGATGGAGACAATCAAACA TGGTGTGCACATGATGGTGGCAACCCCTGGCCGCCTGATGGACCTGCTGCAGAAGAAGATGGTGAGCCTGGACATCTGCCGTTACTTGGCCTTGGATGAGGCCGACAGGATGATCGACATGGGTTTTGAGGGCGACATCCGTACCATCTTCTCCTACTTCAAG GGCCAGCGGCAGACCCTCCTCTTCAGTGCCACTATGCCCAAGAAGATCCAGAACTTTGCCAAGAGTGCCCTGGTGAAGCCAATCACCATTAACGTTGGGCGAGCGGGTGCTGCCAGCCTGGACGTTGTGCAG GAAGTGGAGTACGTGAAGGAGGAGGccaagatggtgtacctgctcgaGTGCCTGCAGAAGACCCCGCCGCCG GTGCTGATCTTTGCAGAGAAGAAGGCGGATGTCGACGCGATCCACGAGTACCTGCTGCTCAAGGGTGTGGAAGCCGTGGCCATCCACGGCGGGAAAG ATCAGGAGGAACGGACAAAAGCCATCGAGGCCTTCCGGGATGGGAAGAAGGATGTCCTGGTTGCCACTGACGTCGCTTCCAAGGGCCTGGACTTCCCAGCCATCCAGCACGTCATCAACTACGACATGCCGGAGGAGATTGAGAACTACG TTCACCGCATCGGGCGTACAGGCCGATCGGGCAACACTGGCATTGCCACCACCTTCATCAACAAGGCCTGCG ACGAGTCAGTGCTGATGGACCTGAAGGCCCTGCTCCTGGAGGCGAAGCAGAAGGTGCCACCTGTGCTCCAGGTTCTGCACTGCGGGGACGAGACCATGCTGGACATCGGAG ACGAGCGGGGCTGCGCCTTCTGTGGCGGCCTGGGCCATCGCATCACCGACTGCCCCAAGCTGGAGGCGATGCAGACCAAGCAAGTCAGCAACATCGGCCGCAAGGACTACCTGGCCCACAGCTCGATGGACTTCTAG
- the DOK3 gene encoding docking protein 3: MASVWGCSPPKPLAWFPQDHPPYLVLCILSRWPFPYPQKRTDVAGVRRSVLRSRRALPSVLPAPVLPHCPAARGRAGGQTPRVAQPLPLIPHTRKGKSLREGSLPRAVASAAAVTFSLLLVARVPDPCAGCQGSAGPMEKPVKDGILYVQHCKFGKRSWRKMRAQLFAASPSGVARMEKFDVRDDGAALEKSSLRQCARRVIRLSDCVSVGPAGTESCPKATAAFYLTTTEKSYVLAAEQRDEWIAQLCQLAFQGVKETAQSSARTQPSPTVPMEENSLYSSWQDLTEFPVLVLQTDAAARCGLHGHYLLAALPQSLTLKDPQSRQPLLTWPYPFLRKFGQDQTVFSFEAGRRSDSGEGTFTFSTPRAPELCRAVAAAIACQQQGKDAPDPWLFCAPDAHVCAQGLEPQPWASGAEELQPSLPLGGPQPASHPPTSLLRFPLPEPEAPGPIIYASIARGQQPLFGPGHPGPSEPWAERLYENIFTAEPGPAGAEEEEEGQWELGCRQAPEGHSSEAGPIYDNRAAVVQLPRGSPQPPEQRWSHGGQEAPPGRPGHKPQSTLRAKLVRLLSRETAGPRDWP; this comes from the exons ATGGCCAGTGTCTGGGGTTGCTCCCCTCCAAAGCCCCTTGCTTGGTTCCCCCAGGACCATCCCCCTTACTTGGTTTTGTGCATCCTCAGCCGGTGGCCGTTCCCATACCCCCAAAAGCGCACTGATGTGGCTGGGGTGAGGCGGAGCGTGCTGCGCTCACGTCGGGCGCTCCCCTCAGTGCTTCCTGCGCCTGTTCTGCCCCATTGCCCCGCTGcgagggggcgggcgggcggacagACACCTCGTGTGGCCCAGCCTCTGCCCCTCATCCCACACACCAGAAAGGGGAAGTCACTGAGAGAAGGAAGTCTGCCCCGTGCAGTCGCTTCGGCTGCGGCAGTcacattttctctgctgctggtAGCCAGGGTCCCCGATCCTTGcgctggctgccagggcagcgctgggccCATGGAGAAACCAGTGAAGGATGGGATCCTCTATGTGCAGCACTGCAAATTTGGAAAG AGGTCCTGGAGGAAGATGCGAGCCCAGCTGTTTGCCGCCAGCCCCTCCGGCGTGGCCCGCATGGAGAAGTTCGACGTGCGGGACGACGGCGCGGCGCTGGAGAAGTCCTCCCTGCGGCAGTGTGCCCGCCGGGTGATCCGCCTCTCGGACTGCGTCTCCGTGGGCCCAGCGGGCACAGAGAGCTGCCCCAAAGCCACCGCTGCCTTCTACCTCACCACCACGGAGAAGAGCTACGTGCTGGCAGCCGAGCAGCGGGACGAGTGGATcgcccagctctgccagctggccTTCCAG GGTGTGAAGGAGACAgcgcagagcagcgccaggacccagcccagccccactgtCCCCATGGAGGAGAACTCCCTCTACTCCTCCTGGCAGGACC tgaCTGAATTCCCAGTGCTGGTGCTCCAGACGGATGCGGCCGCCCGCTGCGGCCTGCACGGGCACTACCTGCTGGCGGCCCTTCCCCAGAGCCTGACGCTGAAGGACCCGCAGTCGCGCCAGCCCCTGCTCACCTGGCCCTACCCCTTCCTCCGCAAGTTTGGCCAGGACCAG ACCGTCTTCTCCTTCGAGGCCGGCCGCCGCAGCGACTCCGGCGAGGGCACCTTCACCTTCAGCACCCCGCGGGCCCCAGAGCTCTGCCGGGCCGTGGCTGCCGCCATcgcctgccagcagcagggcaaggATGCCCCGGACCCCTGGCTCTTCTGTGCCCCAGACGCCCACGTCTGTGCGCAGGGCCTcgagccccagccctgggcctcCGGAGCCGAGGAACTCCAGCCCAGCCTACCCCTGGGGGGCCCACAGcctgcctcccacccccccaccagCCTCCTCCGCTTCCCCCTGCCAGAGCCAGAGGCCCCAGGCCCCATCATCTATGCCTCCATTGCCCGGGGCCAGCAGCCCCTCTTCGGGCCGGGGCACCCAGGCCCCAGCGAGCCCTGGGCCGAGCGTCTCTATGAGAACATCTTCACCGCGGAGCCGGGTcctgctggggcagaggaggaggaggaagggcagtgGGAGCTGGGGTGCCGACAAGCCCCCGAGGGCCACAGCAGCGAGGCGGGCCCCATCTATGACAACCGAGCTGCTGTGGTCCAGCTGCcacggggcagcccccagcccccggagCAGCGCTGGAGCCACGGGGGGCAGGAGGCACCGCCAGGCCGCCCTGGGCACAAGCCCCAGAGCACCCTCCGGGCCAAGCTGGTGCGGCTGCTCAGCCGGGAGACCGCCGGCCCGCGGGACTGGCCCTGA
- the PDLIM7 gene encoding LOW QUALITY PROTEIN: PDZ and LIM domain protein 7 (The sequence of the model RefSeq protein was modified relative to this genomic sequence to represent the inferred CDS: deleted 1 base in 1 codon; substituted 1 base at 1 genomic stop codon) translates to MGDMESYKVMLNGPAPWGFRLQGGKDFSMPLSISRLTPGGKAAQAGVGVGDWVLYIDGESTSAMTHIEAQNRIRACGDRLCLTLSRAQNQLGKPQKVLSLDKQPPQPLEPPSTPGCDPVKLRLMEDAADWQPRTGTSQSRSFLKLARLTGTDGLEDREDELVKQPSACGDSGEALCPVAVSFLWSSSVPSPEPSSWQSHRAHPALAPXRALPVLSRCSDRHLWRVLPGHPPARQAVLCRAGPAGHCCHEGVEAELHQDVLDTLGRGSWWHWQDVAGGVGRWWAVPGPGTRRAMGQLQGWSGVNAAGISVGHVPVWGWGCVREGCTEPWTSTDAVPPCFWMPQGCPCVQLGSGAAVVSAGVCEGGRRLWRHLWERCRVPERGPRVVRAERLASVARRQPPQPLEPPSTPCDPGKLRLMEDAADWQPRTGTSQSRSFLKLARLTGTDGLEDREDELVKQPRDARVSSSGPGQQWQPPQPLEPPSTPCDPGKLRLMEDAADWQPRTGTSQSRSFLKLARLTGTDGRKFPQGRRCLAVPDLGRVMQWELPGAVCGLVVLALGWGRAVPRGRTDCVSSCLCCCAQWRIVRMSLLNSPVPGPGARCPVELPSGWSELGECHRLVYCRPQCLHTMSRERVLGCGAARQSWVGVCSFSVGLVVAGKQVWSERCQLVRGAGGAYGRDALSRGTSTDAVPPCFWMPQGCPCVQLGSGAAVVSAGVCEGGRRLWRHLWERCRVPERGPRVVRAERLASVARRQPPQPLEPPSTPCDPGKLRLMEDAADWQPRTGTSQSRSFLKLARLTGTDGLEDREDELVKQPRDARVSSSGPGQQWQPPQPLEPPSTPCDPGKLRLMEDAADWQPRTGTSQSRSFLKLARLTGTDGLEDLDDVFIKQPSQVSVLDPSPGAAMKTEPGLAPRTPAATPGPASRPPWAVDPSFAERYAPDKTSTVVSKHSQPATLTPMQNRSSIVQAAQQAPEGPGRTPLCYKCNKVIRGRYLVALGHYYHPEEFTCCQCRKVLDEGGFFEEKGSIFCPKCYDTRYAPSCAKCKKKITGEVMHALKMTWHVQCFTCAACKTPIRNRAFYMEEGQPYCERDYEKMFGTKCRGCDFKIDAGDRFLEALGFSWHDTCFVCAICQTNLEGKTFYSKKDKPLCKSHAFSHV, encoded by the exons ATGGGTGACATGGAGTCCTACAAGGTGATGCTGAACGGGCCGGCGCCCTGGGGCTtcaggctgcagggagggaaggacTTCAGCATGCCGCTCTCCATCTCCAGG CTGACGCCGGGCGGGAAGGCGGCCCAGGCCGGCGTGGGAGTGGGCGACTGGGTGCTGTACATCGACGGGGAGAGCACCAGCGCCATGACGCACATCGAGGCCCAGAACAGGATCCGCGCCTGCGGCGACAGGCTCTGCCTCACCCTGAGCAG AGCCCAGAACCAGCTGGGGAAGCCGCAGAAG GTGCTGAGCCTTGACAA gcagcccccgcagccgctggagccccccagcaccccaggctgTGACCCTGTCAAGTTGCGGCTGATGGAGGATGCTGCGGACTGGCAGCCGCGCACCGGGACCTCGCAGTCCCGCTCCTTCCTCAAGCTGGCGCGGCTGACGGGCACCGACGGCC TGGAGGATCGTGAGGATGAGCTTGTTAAACAGCCCAG TGCTTGCGGTGACTCTGGGGAGGCTCTTTGCcctgttgctgtttcttttctttggtcCTCCTCTGTCCCCTCCCCAGAGCCGAGCTCTTGGCAGAGCCACAGAGCCCACCCTGCGCTTGCCCCATGACGGGCACTGCCAGTGCTCAGCCGCTGCTCTGACCGTCACCTCTGGAGGGTCCTGCCCGGGCACCCCCCTGCCAGGCAGGCTGT GCTGTGCCGGGCAGGACCCGCTGGGCACTGCTGTCACGAAGGtgtggaggctgagctgcaccaAGATGTCCTGGACACACTGGGTCGGGGCAGCTGGTGGCACTGGCAAGACGTTGCTGGGGGTGTTGGGAGGTGGTGGGCAGTGCCTGGACCTGGGACACGACGTGCTATGGGGCAGCTGCAAGGCTGGTCTGGAGTGAATGCTGCCGGTATCAGCGTGGGGCATGTgcctgtgtggggctgggggtgcgtaCGGGAGGGATGCACTGAGCCGTGG ACGAGCACTGATGCTGTGCCGCCGTGTTTTTGGATGCCGCAGGGATGCCCGTGTGTCCAGCTCGGGTCCGGGGCAGCAGTGGTGAGTGCCGGGGTCTGTGAAGGGGGTCGGCGCCTGTGGCGGCACCTCTGGGAGCGGTGCCGTGTGCCGGAGCGGGGCCCGCGCGTGGTGCGGGCTGAGCGCCTGGCGTCTGTCGCTCGCaggcagcccccgcagccgctggagccccccagcaccccgtgtGACCCCGGGAAGTTGCGGCTGATGGAGGATGCTGCGGACTGGCAGCCGCGCACCGGGACCTCGCAGTCCCGCTCCTTCCTCAAGCTGGCGCGGCTGACGGGCACCGACGGCC TGGAGGATCGTGAGGATGAGCTTGTTAAACAGCCCAG GGATGCCCGTGTGTCCAGCTCGGGTCCGGGGCAGCAGTG gcagcccccgcagccgctggagccccccagcaccccgtgtGACCCCGGGAAGTTGCGGCTGATGGAGGATGCTGCGGACTGGCAGCCGCGCACCGGGACCTCGCAGTCCCGCTCCTTCCTCAAGCTGGCGCGGCTGACGGGCACCGACGGCCGTAAGTTCCCGCAGGGCCGGCGCTGTCTGGCGGTGCCGGATTTG GGGCGGGTGATGCAGTGGGAGCTGCCCGGGGCTGTGTGTGGGCTCGTGGtgctggcgctgggctggggccgTGCTGTGCCCCGtggccgg ACTGACTGTGTCTCCTCCTGTCTGTGCTGCTGCGCTCAGTGGAGGATCGTGAGGATGAGCTTGTTAAACAGCCCAG TGCCTGGACCTGGGGCACGATGTCCTGTGGAGCTGCCGAGCGGCTGGTCTGAGCTTGGCGAGTGCCACCGGCTGGTTTATTGTCGCCCTCAGTGCTTGCA CACGATGTCCCGTGAACGTGTTTTGGGCTGTGGGGCggccaggcagagctgggtgggtgtctgcaGCTTTTCTGTGGGGCTGGTGGTGGCCGGGAAGCAGGTGTGGAGTGAACGCTGCCAGCTTgtccgtggggctgggggtgcgtaCGGGAGGGATGCACTGAGCCGTGGGACGAGCACTGATGCTGTGCCGCCGTGTTTTTGGATGCCGCAGGGATGCCCGTGTGTCCAGCTCGGGTCCGGGGCAGCAGTGGTGAGTGCCGGGGTCTGTGAAGGGGGTCGGCGCCTGTGGCGGCACCTCTGGGAGCGGTGCCGTGTGCCGGAGCGGGGCCCGCGCGTGGTGCGGGCTGAGCGCCTGGCGTCTGTCGCTCGCaggcagcccccgcagccgctggagccccccagcaccccgtgtGACCCCGGGAAGTTGCGGCTGATGGAGGATGCTGCGGACTGGCAGCCGCGCACCGGGACCTCGCAGTCCCGCTCCTTCCTCAAGCTGGCGCGGCTGACGGGCACCGACGGCC TGGAGGATCGTGAGGATGAGCTTGTTAAACAGCCCAG GGATGCCCGTGTGTCCAGCTCGGGTCCGGGGCAGCAGTG gcagcccccgcagccgctggagccccccagcaccccgtgtGACCCCGGGAAGTTGCGGCTGATGGAGGATGCTGCGGACTGGCAGCCGCGCACCGGGACCTCGCAGTCCCGCTCCTTCCTCAAGCTGGCGCGGCTGACGGGCACCGACGGCC TGGAGGATCTTGATGATGTGTTTATTAAACAGCCCAG CCAGGTCTCCGTGCTGGACCCGTCCCCGGGAGCAGCAATGAAGACAGAGCCAGGACTGG cccccaggacccccgccgCCACCCCTGGCCCTGCCAGCCGCCCGCCCTGGGCTGTGGACCCCTCGTTCGCCGAGCGCTACGCCCCGGACAAGACGAGCACGGTGGTGAGCAAGCACAGCCAGCCGGCCACGCTGACCCCCATGCAGAACCGCAGCTCCATCGTGCAGGCGGCGCAGCAGGCCCCCGAGGGGCCCGGCCGCACGCCGCTCTGCTACAAGTGCAACAAGGTCATCAG GGGACGGTACCTGGTGGCGCTGGGACATTATTACCACCCCGAGGAGTTCACCTGTTGCCAGTGCAGGAAGGTGCTGGATGAGGGCGGCTTTTTTGAGGAGAAAGGCTCCATCTTCTGCCCGAAGTGCTACGACACACGCTACGCACCCAGCTGCGCCAAGTGCAAGAAGAAGATCACCGGG GAGGTCATGCATGCACTGAAGATGACCTGGCATGTGCAGTGCTTCACCTGTGCTGCCTGCAAAACTCCCATCCGCAACCGTGCCTTCTACATGGAGGAGGGACAGCCCTACTGCGAGAGAG ACTACGAGAAGATGTTTGGCACCAAGTGCCGTGGCTGCGACTTCAAGATCGACGCCGGGGACCGGTTTCTGGAGGCGCTGGGGTTCAGCTGGCACGACACTTGCTTCGTCTGCGCG ATCTGCCAGACCAACCTGGAAGGGAAGACGTTCTACTCCAAGAAGGACAAGCCACTCTGCAAGAGCCACGCTTTCTCCCACGTGTGA